A stretch of Henckelia pumila isolate YLH828 chromosome 4, ASM3356847v2, whole genome shotgun sequence DNA encodes these proteins:
- the LOC140861372 gene encoding uncharacterized protein, producing the protein MCPTLQEDPTQQANAIGGFPGQPQHRYDPYSNTYNPRWRDHPNFSYKNQGGQQGFPQQNYNKQSAPAQSSDSGMSLDEIVKALATNTQNFQQKTRVSIQNLRNQITQLATAVSNLEAQNSGKLPSQTTNEGKDMDKDKEAENTSEEQTKVKPTSPSSDISNVVVPHFPSRLEKSKKTDYENEVLEMFSVVNLDRVAKFRNLEINIPLIDAIKQIPRYAKFLKDLCTNKRRLRGDEKVSVGENVSAVIKKSLPNKCKDPGMFTMSCVIGNLKIERAILELGASINVMPYSIYCALNLGPLKETRVVIQLADLSNAYSEGVVEDVLVQVKKLIFPVDFYILRMEEDSMSNSPQILLGRPFMKTSRTNIDVDDGTLSVEFDGEIVKFNNFDAMKYPSENHSIFSIDVVDSIVQEVFEE; encoded by the exons ATGTGTCCAACATTACAAGAAGATCCAACGCAGCAAGCCAATGCAATTGGCGGTTTTCCTGGACAACCACAGCATCGATATGACCCATATTCCAATACCTACAACCCGAGATGGAGAGATCACCCGAATTTCAGCTACAAGAACCAAGGAGGACAACAAGGATTTCCACAACAGAATTACAATAAACAATCAGCACCTGCACAATCCTCTGACTCAGGTATGTCTCTAGATGAAATTGTTAAGGCCCTTGCAACTAACACTCAAAACTTCCAACAGAAAACGAGGGTCAGCATTCAAAATTTAAGAAATCAAATAACTCAGTTAGCTACCGCGGTCAGCAATTTGGAGGCTCAAAATTCTGGAAAACTACCATCACAAACG actaatgaaggaaagGACATGGACAAGGACAAGGAGGCTGAAAACACATCCGAGGAGCAAACAAAGGTAAAACCCACATCCCCTTCATCTGATATATCTAATGTGGTTGTTCCTCATTTTCCCTCTAGGTTGGAAAAATCTAAGAAGACTGACTATGAGAATGAAGTGTTGGAGATGTttagt gtagtgaatCTGGATAGGGTCGCTAAATTTAGGAATTTGGAAATTAACATACCCTTGATTGATGCAATTAAGCAAATTCCAAggtatgctaaatttttgaagGATTTGTGCACTAACAAGAGGAGGCTAAGAGGTGATGAGAAAGTGAGTGTGGGAGAAAATGTATCGGCTgtgataaaaaaatcattacCAAATAagtgcaaggatccaggtatgtttacTATGTCTTGTGTTATTGGGAATTTGAAGATTGAGCGTGCCATATTAGAGTTAGGTGCATCCATAAATGTCATGccatattcaatttattgtgcTCTAAATCTGGGTCCTTTGAAAGAAACTAGAGTGGTGATTCAACTAGCTGATCTTTCTAATGCTTACTCGGAAGGGGTTGTTGAAGATGTCTTGGTGCAGgttaaaaaattgatatttcCCGTAGATTTCTATATCTTGCGAATGGAAGAGGATTCCATGTCGAATTCACCTCAAATTCTGTTGGGAAGGCCATTCATGAAGACATCTAGGACAAATATTGATGTCGATGATGGTACCCTCTCCGTCGAATTTGACGGAGAgattgtaaaatttaataattttgatgCTATGAAGTACCCAAGTGAAAATCATTCTATATTCTctattgatgttgttgattcAATTGTGCAGGAAGTTTTTGAGGAATAA